Genomic DNA from Oryza sativa Japonica Group chromosome 5, ASM3414082v1:
gttTCTGTTGGTTCCCTCTTTGTCTCGAGCTTGAGCTAACTTGTGGCGAGTTGTTTACCTGTTTTGTGGCGGGTGAGAGTTATATatagggagagggggagaaatATAGGGCAGGGGAGACTTGTGCTTGTGGATTTATTTGGGAAGCTTTGGAAGTTTGGAACATGGGGGAAATTCGTTTTGGCGTGTGTAAAAAGTGAGGGGGATTATGGGAAAATAcggaagaaggaaaagaaagcgTGGGAAGCAAGGGGGATTTTTTCGCGCACGCGGTTGCTCGCggtgtggatggatggatggacgaGCGTCGACTCCGTTGTGCCGTGGGAACGCGCGGCTTCTTCCGTCCGTCTCCCTCCGCGTCaatctcacctcctcctccgtctcgcTACTGGTTCAAGTGTTCTGAAATTTTCTTTGGCGTTTTTTTAGGTCACTGGGAATTTACTTGTCAAAGTCCTGGGTCGTTCGTTCGAatacaggttttttttttggtgaaatgCAATTGGTGATTTGGGATGGGAAGCGGAGACCTACGGGTATAAACGAATTTTGATGGTCGAAGTCAGCGGGTGCACCTGAAAGGCGCGGCGCTGTGGGTGTTGGATGCAGGATGCTCTTCGGGGGGGCCACGGTGGGTGGCTTGACACTGTGGCCTGTTGCGAGTCCACCAcaggattgttttttttatggtcTAGCGCCACCAACACCAGGTTTCTTCCAACCTCCATCCAAATTCCAACAGCTTGTTCGTATCTAGAAACCGTTTTTTTGCAAAGACTTGGAAGATGAAATTCGTTTCCACAAAAAAAGGTAAACGCACCGAGATACATCAGCTAGATATACGTACTCCGTGTCTTGTTCCAGAATCAAGGACACGGTTGTGAAGGAGTACTGTGACAGTTACCAGTATTCAATACTACAGTACGTTCATTAAATTCACCCGTAAAAAGCTTCTCACGTCGGCGGCTCCTCGACCGGAGTAGTAgtataatattcatatttttaaCTCCTGATCATCGGATGAGTAATAAATTCCCCTGCTTCTCCTCGGCGGCATGTGCGCCGCGCGCACACATGCATATTCCCGCACCCGTTCGCTGCATATGCAGTTTATGCACGATGCACAAGCTATCCATCCACCAGCCGCGGCATGCATGTTCACTGCACCAACGTAACGCAGAGCATGTTTGGATTAGGGCAAGTACAAAAATAGAGATCGATATGGACTACGTTAATTAGAGGCTATCACGTTACAATAGTTAGGACAATACGGTCTCTAACCATTAATATACCAAAATACTTTCTTACTAGTCATCTttcctttattagactcaacGCAACAAAAAAATTTCCTAATAAATATTAAGACTCGACTCTACGCCGTTGTCATGCGTAGCAACcatctttctctttccttcttcctctctttttcacGTCACCAAATATTCTtgcatgacaataaagagagacCGCTAACAAAAACCATTGTACATAACCTTAGTGCCAATTTGTGCCATGTCAAAATATGGTAGTTTCAAATAGTCACTTTGATATTATTTGGATTGTGATCAatttttggctgtgtttagttcgtgtgccaaattttttttaaagtatacggacacacatttgatgtattaaacgtaaactaataacaaaataaattacagattctgcatgtaaactgcgagacgaatttattaagcataattaattcgtcattagcaaatgtttattgtagcatcacattgtcaaattatgacgtaattaggcttaaaagattcgtctccgatttacatgcaaacagtgtaattggtttttttccacatttaatgctctatgcattgtgcaaacatttgatgtgacggaaaagttagaagtttgaagaaaaaattttgaatctaaATACAGTCTttgcctactccctccgtcccataatataataatCTAGGATTGGATGAGACATttactagtactacgaatctagacatgcgCTAACTTTTTCCATCATATTAACCTgtcctacacacgtaaactttcaaTCATATCGTTCCaactttcaaccaaacttccaacttcgGCGTGAATTAAACACAGCCTTGGTAGTGCACTAACACGCCACGGCGCGCGCACGCAGGCAGGAATTCCGCtgcgacgagccgacgacgccgaggcggggCCGGACAGGGAcagacgacgacgtcgtcgacgtGTACTCGCGCTGGCTCGGTGTCGCTGGCCACGTCGAGCGCAGGGCCGGGACAAGTGGCGCttcgagcgagcgagcgagcgtgtgtgtgtgtgtgtggggggggggggggggggggcgccggGGCGTGGCCCATGCCCTGCGCCTGCGCGCCGACCGAAAGTGGTGCGAGCGAGAGCGCGGCGCTttgcggcgcggggcggccaAGCGGATGGATGGGGTGGACGGCTCGTCGTCGCGTGTGAGGAGTCAGATGCGTTTGCTTGCTTGTCCAGCGTGAGATCACCAGCGCGCGTGCTTGTCCTCCCTTGCCGCCGCCTGCCTTGCGTCGATCGGTGGCCCGGTCCCTCCCCTTTTCGCCGCGGTCGGTTGATTCCCTCTCACTCCACTCCACTTCACCGCCGAGCCAAGCAAAAGCAAGAATCCAACCCCTTTAATTTTGCCGTCGTTCACGATACAGATTGCCGAAAATTCTACCGTTTTCGGTGGATTCTACAAACCACCATGCCATGGCACACCGTTTGTTCccaagagaggaaaaaaaaatacagccgCGGCTATGTAGCTACTGTTCACGGATCATGTCGTGCCGGGAACtgaaaatctatatatgtttttttttctcttttacaaGACAAAGACGCTGATCGGGATATCCTGATTCTGATTCAGGCTTGCATGATCAGTGAGTATATAGCACACAGATTATACGATGAGTAGGATGCAGCTAGCGCCGGTGCTGGCAGCGGCAGCTGCTCGAAGCCTTTGCAGAGCTGCAAGCGCGTCAGATCTCACGGTGTGAAAAAAGCTAGCGGCGTTGTTCAGACGGCTCGTGCCCATGAAAACTGAACATTTTGGGATCCAAAAAAACCTGCCTTTGCTTCGCCGAAGTCAAACAGCAAGGATGGCAATACTctcctggatttttcacattttggtccttttaaaaaaattatttcgtAAATAGACCCCAAGAAAAACTTCTTctaaaaatggtcctttttgggcgccagagtggctggcgccgtcgttcaaCAGGATGGTGCCAGCCTCTTTGAcgccgtccccctgccgacgtggcggggcgatgctgaggtggctagggggagtgcgtcagagtggctggcgccaccccccgaaattttttattcttgttttatttgtttgatatttttttcacgcttagggacacacaaaaaccaaccatagaaaaattgaactcaaatgaacgtaatatgtgacatgtagaatttttcctctcctctcctctcctctctctccgaactagtgcagaggagagagatgtgcaacttttttatttttattttattttttgatatttttttcacacttaggaactcacaggaaccaaccatataaaaaataaactcaaacggacgaaatatataacatgtggaattttccaaagctctaccgaaaaacttctctcctcgaaaatacaatcttgcaagcggaatttggaggttttaatatcgccgaacccggcGAAGcagggagaatcggatgtaactttttctgtagatgtccgtgcatatattacttgcctgattccgagtccgtatgagaaagttacgcctattttaatagatgacatattttgtccgtttcggtagagttttggaaaattctacatgtcacatattttgtccgtttgagtttattttttatacggttggttcctatgttctcctaagtataaaaaaaatatcaaaaaaataaaataaaaataaaaaattgcatctctatgtactgtttaacttatatatgtcatttcatgtggttatattttgaattagattaagtaatttcatatagtggtagagtgcattatgtttaacatgctgatcaaagggttttattaaaagagttatggtctaattttagtgaaggtgcaaagtagattaagtggtatgctagatattttcagactaagtggtagttcgagtttaaattttttttgtggtttgttgtatcgtgatcctgagtgtgaaaaaacatccgaaaaaataaaataaaaatgacaccgttgcaactccatacagagaaacaggaatggaggcggcggcgccagccatgctggcgccctcctccctggggcggcgccagcatggctggcgccctcctcctgccacgtcggttcgcgtgcgccacggtggcaggaggacgacgccagagaggctggcgccgtcccgctctggcgccccaaaaaggaccatttctgggataagttttttcaggggtctatttgcgaaataagttttttaaaagcaccaaaatgtgaaaaatccagcaaTACTCTCACCACTACAGGTCAACCTTTCATTACAGTTTCTTgtttcttagagcaagtttaatagtatagcccactactagctccaatttatctatagccgatctaatagccaattcatacaatagttgcttactacacTATTAACATATGATCTcacatgtcatatacacattgcgtcttggagtccttcctacagctggctacagatctgtagcccgctactcttctctctcatcttttatctcattaaaatatctcatcttttatcttattaaaatatgtttatagctggctaatagccttgctattgtacctgctcttacggTACAGGACATCAAGGCTCATCAACCAATGATTGCATCGAAGTATTTTCTTGTAGAAAAATTCCTTCCAGTCCCAGTGCAATTCCATTGGGCATTCCACTTGTTTAATCCACTATTGCGCCTGTTACAATCATGCCAAAAGTTGAAGGGCCCCTTTTCGTTACACCGGCTCCAGCTCTGTAGCAGGTCAACCGCTCTGAAAGAAGAACTCGTTTCAACTGGTCTTATCCAAGTGCACAAGAACTCAGTTTGCCATTTGACCAAAAGCAGATGTGCAGGCATGAACGCGAAAACTTTGCAGTTGACGAGTGATGGATCGGACAGGGATACGAGAGATCGGCCATTGTGCGTCCGGTTTGATCTGCGAGATCGGTAGGGATGAGCAGATAAGAAAGTGATGGACACGAGCTCTGAAAGTAGTATGAACCGTGTGTACGGACAAGTGACACCAATGCCAGCAGAGTGCCACTTTGGACGATCTGTTCCATCCTTTTTGCCGTTTAGCACTGCATTTCACCGATCATTGGTGATCACTCTCTGAATTGTGCTGTGGTTTCAGCTTCGTTTTCAGCTCGGATTTTCGACCGTGAATTCTTGGTTTATTTCTTGTGGCTCGCAAGAGCAGAAGGTACATATGCTGTGTACTTGTGTTATGCCTCACTCTGATCTCTGACGAAGGTGAGCTGAAAGATTATGCTTTTGAGGGATTTGTCAACATCTGTTGCTTGACAACGATGCGCAGTCGACGAAAAATGTCTGCGTGCTTTACTTGGTGTTTCAGATACTGGCAGAGTCAACGTCCGAGTTATTCTTATTCTGAAATAAAGGGGGTCAACAGCCGTCCCAAAAAGAGGAGGTACAGGGAAAAGGGCACCTCGAACTTCAGTCTTTAGGCAATGGATGTTGACTTTTGATGAGGCTGCAGATATAGTTTATTCGATGAAGAAGTTGACCAAAGTGAAAAGATGCCATTTGATATTGTATATCTACGTTCTTTAGGGGAATAATTGTATCAGCATCAATGTGATTGTGGGTGATCATTTGATTGACGAAACAGGAATGCAGTAGAGAAGCGTATACATGGGCTTTTGGCCAACTCCACCAAAATCTTTCATCCAATCGTAATTCTGAATTGATTCCGGCCAGTCGCACTGGCATTAAACCGTTGTCACATTGGGATGTTGGATAAGGCAGTTGGCTAACCACTCACACTCAGCGTCTCTACCTCTGAAGATCAAGTGTTTTTCTCTTCTTGAGATGAGTAATCAAGTAACTGATTTTGTCAGATTGGTGGTGCTAAGCACTGTATCTTGTTCGGTGGAAGCAGTTATTGCCTTACACTGAAGGTCAATAGTCGATAGAAAGTTCGCATAACAAGTGGGCGTATAGGATTAGGGGTGaaatcgagccgagccgagccaaaccgagccgagccagaCTTGGCTCGGCTCGTGAAAGCTTGACAAAGAATAGGCTCGGCTTGATTAATGAAACGAGCTAAAAtagcggctcggctcggctcgtttcaaAGCTCGAGCTAGCTTGGTTCAGATACAGGCAGCGAGGCGATGGATGGCATCGACACCGtaggggagggaggcggtggacCGGTGGCGCTGGGGATGGAGGCGGTAGACCGGCGGTGTTGGCCGCTGGGGATGGAGGCGACGCCGTTGGGGAGCAAGGCCGCGGCGCAGCCACACAGGGGAGGGAGATGGTGGGCTGTCGGCGCTGGGATGGAGGCGGCGCCATAGGGGAGGGAGGCAGCAGACCGGCGGTGTAGCGGAGGGAAGAGGCGCCGCAGGGGAGGCAGGAGACGACACAGCGCAGTGCCTCGATGTCCTCACTCCCTCAGTTCCTCATGCAGTCGCGGCGCGACTTCGTGTTGAAGGAGGCGGGCGGACTCGTTGAAAGGCTTCAGTGGCGGACTCGCTGTCTCGCGTGGTGGGAAGGGGAGAAGAACGGCTGCCTATGCGTGGGGTGGGTGGGAGATTGGGGGAATAGGTTAGGGACTTAGGATTTTTGATGGGCCTTGGGCCACACCAGCGACAATAATGGGCTAGGCCATTTTTATGCAAAAGCTTGACGAGCTGAACGAGCGGCTTGCAAGCTAGCTTGGGCGCGGCTTGATTTAGAAACGAGCTGCGCAGGCGGCTTGAGCTCGGCTTGTTTAGGTttcaagccgagccgagcttttgcgagctcgagccaagcccgagccTGCTCACGAGCCCAAGCTTTTTTGTCCACCCCTATATAGGATAGTAGGATGAACTTTTGACTGTGGAATGCTGGAGATATCAtgatctttttcccttttttaccaAGGATATTTCACAAGAACAGTCCGTGCTTAAACAAGTGGAACATTGTCTCTTAGTagtccataatttgacaattaCAGTATAAACTGATTTCATTATATTTAACACAAGATGTAGACTCAATAATCCATATTGAATTTTGactgttttgaaaaaaaaattcttatgaAGTCCCCACGTTCCAAAGTCCAAAAAGAACAGCGTATCTGACGGGTTAATGAAATAAAAAGTTGCATTAAccgcaaaaaaggaaaaaaaaagagaaaaggggaGGCGCTGCCAAAAGTACTGTGCCGGACTAGTTTGAGGTTGAGAAAAATTTAAGAAATGCCATTAACAATCACATAATTCCAAGAAATGCTATCAACAAGTACGAGTTACATAAAATATCATTGTATAAGCGTATTTGTCACAAAAATGGTATCGCCGCTAGGGATCTGTTAGCAGCTTTCCTTTAGTGATATAGGATAAACAATACATTTAACGTCACAggatggacggaaccctaacgacgatagtatttttgggacaaaatcatTTGTACGATGATATTTTATTAAACTTGCACTCGTCGATGACATTTCTTTAGATTTGGGTGTTTGTCAATGGTTTTTCTTGGATTTTTCTCTACAAAATTATGTGGTGACGCTAGTAAAATGTGCCACCACAGAATCTCCCATATGGGCTCTCATCTAACTGGGCCACCGTCTCTTAGCAACTTGGGCTCTCTATTGGGCTTTCGCGTCGCCTTGATATTGTAGAGCCTTCGCGGACTCCGGTTCCGGATTGCTCTGCGAAGCCGAGCCCTCACAGATAGAGAAGAAACCCTCGCTTCGCCGCTTCGCCGGCGCGGCTGGCCGGCCGCCACCGGCGAtaacctcgccgccgacgactccGCATCCGCTTCCGCCGCAGTCCGCCGCACCCGGTacgctccccttcctccctccctctctcttttttttggcgGCTCCTCGGACTGAGGCCGCACAAAACCCTAGCGATTCCGCGATTTTTCTTCGTAGTGCTGTTCTGAATCGGTTTGGTTTGGGGGTGATGCTGCTCCAGGTGGGGAATGGCTTCGGCGGTGGAGCGGAGGGAGCATTCCCGGAGGTCGGGGCGCTCGAGgtcgcgctcgccggcgagggaccggggctcgccgccgcgcaggaGGGAGAGGTCGCCGGCTGCGAGGAGTCGGTCGCCTAGGAGGAGGTCTCCTGTTAAGTCTACTAGCTCACATAGGGAGAGGTCGCCTGTTCGGAGGAATGGCTCACCTAGGAGGTCTCCTGTTAGGAGTATTGGGAGGTCGCCACAAAGAGATAGGGTGAAGGAGCAGGTCAGGTCACCGAAACAGTCATGGTCACGGTCTCCGTCACCTGCCAGGAAACGGGAGTCTTGGTCGCCATCGCCGCAGAGCAAACGGCTGAGAAGGGCTCAGAGTGAGCGGGAAGGTGCAGATGCTACTGAGGGTGACCGCCGGAAGACCACCAGGGAGCGTGATGAGGGAAAGGATGTGTCAAGGGATAGAAAGgctgagagggaggagggctcttTTAAGGACAGGAAACTGGATTGCGATGATGATAGGGATCACTCAAGAGATAGAAGGTCTGATCGGTCGGGTGCTTCAAGGGAGACATGGTCAAGCCGAGATTATGAAGGGCGTGATTCAAGGGGTAGAAGGTCTGATGGGGATGATCAAAAAGGCATTTGCAGGGAGCAAAGGGCAGATCATGATGATAGAAAGGATTCTGcaagagagagaagggcagaCCGGGATGAGAGCAATGGTGAATCAGGGAGATCATCTAGGCGTGGGCGATCAGTGTCTCCAGAAGAGCATAGGCATAGGGGTAGACATGAATCCCAATCCCACCAGTCACCGAGGTCATCTAGAAGTGCAGCACGTGGTGAGGTGTGTAATGATATCTGACCCTTTTCTTATACATATCCACCTGTTAGTTGGCATACTATGTTCTTTTGTTTCATGTTTGTCCCTTGTTGCTGTTCTTTGTCTGATAACCTGCACCCAAATGAATAGAAAGTGAAAAAAATTATGCCTTGTTATCAGCATTGTTGACACTAAACTTGTGGGTCTGTATTCCATGTAAACCCTTCttgcttcagagttcagattcTAGAGGATATAATTAGTTACCCGCTATCCTTTTCATTTCATACTAATGTGGTTTCTTTTCATGTTTGCTATCATATGTGGCCCGTAAGTTGCAACCTAAACtttgtatttgatttgtttCAGGACTTCATGCCATATGACTTCTTTGTGCAGGGACATTCTGATTGGAAGAAGTTTAGGCCAGGCTTGCCGGAATATTTGCCTGAAATGGACCGAATGTTTGAGGGTGTTGCTGTGGATGGTTCCGCATCGTTTGTGGCCACTGCCGAGGAGCCTATAGAGTGTGATAGCTCTGACGAAGCGGATGGTGATGAGCAAGAGGACGAGCTGACCCCTCTTAGTGTTGGCAACAAAAGGACGAGTCCAAGTAAAAAGTCCAAGAGTCCAGCAGTGAGGGCAATGGTTAGCAACATGAGGGAGTACAATGACCTTCAAAGGAGCAAAATCAGCCTAATGCAATCCATGTTGCAAGTTATGCAGGATGTCGCCGAAGCCAAACGGAAAGCCGCCGAAGCCGAAAGGAGAGCCGCGGAAGCCCATATGATAGCCGCCGAAGCTCAAGCCAACGCTCATGAGATGAAGATTAAAAAGGTACTCGAGATGGCCGGAGTGTGGGGTCACTCCAGAAGGAAGCCCAAAGCTGTTCATGGGCGTGGTCAACATTACCCAGAATGGTAGCGCGATGGATGCATTCATTCACACCTGTCCAGCAGGAAGGATGCTCATCATCAAGAAATATGTTGAGGTCGACAACTAGTCCATCTCATGTTCTGTTGTGTCATTAATTTTAAGTTCATGTATTATTGTCTGTTTGTTCAATCCTGTGTATGATTATGTATGTGTGTACTATGGTTGTGATGTCTGTTATATGAACATTGTTATGGTACTAAGTGTGATGCACTTTTAATACATTGCTGATTTGAACTATGTGCTGCATGGCTGAGATTTATTTGCAAATGTTTTGTTATTCTTTACTAACATAACTCATTGTTTGCTTTGACAGGATGCAGGGCAGTCGTTGTCGTCATCATTCTCGTCGCGGTCGTCGTTATTCTCGTCATTCTCGTCGTGGTCGTTGTCAGCATCCCACAATCGTCGTGCTCGAAGACAGCGCATGGATGAAGACTTAAACAAGATGATGTTGGACTTGTTGGACGATGATGACGAAGGTTTCTTCCACGTTATGTTTCAGTATGCCATCCACATTGACAAGCATTTGACTAGAGTGAGTATAGGCAACCTGCCTTGACTGGGTTGTAATGGGTACATAATAAGCTTGGGGATAGAAAGGCATGTTATAACATGTTTAGAATGAGTCCAACTATGTTCCTCCTCCTGCATGACCTATTGGTTCAGTCCTATGGCCTAAAATCTAGTAGCAAATCCACCTCGGTAGAAGCTCTTGCGATGTTTCTTTGGATGGTTGGCACCCCACAATCAGTTAGGCAAGCTGAGGACAGATTTGAGAGGTCCATGGGGACTGTAAGTAGCTTGTTTAACAAAGTGTTGCAGTCTGTGGTCAAGCTTGCTGTTGATGTCATAAAGCCTGTGGACCCGCAATTCAGAACAATGCACCCAAGACTGAGGAACCGTAGGTTCTATCCCTACTTCAAGGATTGCATAGGGGCTATAGATGGGACTCATGTCCCTTGCGTGGTGCCAAACAACAAGTTCATGCAGTACTTGTGCCGCAAGGGCATGACCACACAAAATGTCATGGCTGCATGTGACTTCGACATGAGGTTTACATTTGTACTATCTGGATGGGCCTGGTTCGGTACATGACATGAGAGTATTTGATGATGCACACTCAACATACAACCATGTGTTTCCACATCCTCCTACAGGTATAGTGTTGCATTGTACTTCATTTTGATTTGTTAGTTGTAGAATGTGGCACTAACTGATGTTTCTTGCTGTAGGAAAGTATTACCTTGTGGACTCCGGCTACCCTAACCGGCCAGGTTACCTTGCACCTTACAAGGGAACCAAATATCATCTACAGGAGTATCGAGACAGCCCTGAACCTCAAGGTAAGGAAGAAAAATTCAACTATGCACACTCATCTCTTAGGAATGTCATTGAAAGATCATTTGGAGTTTTGAAAATGAAGTGGCGCATGTTGGAAAAAGGTCTCTAGTTATGCTCCTAATAAACAGGCCAAAATCATAGTTGCATGCTGTGCTCTCCATAACTTCATTAGGGTTAGTGGCATACGGGATAAGCACTTTGATCGTTGTGACCGTGATGAGAACTATGTGCCCTCACAAGCTACTGCCGATCAGCCTGAGACAGAAGAAGTGTTTGATGATTGCGATCCGATGAATGCATTTCATGATTCCATTGCACTTTGTTTGGTTAACCGTTCTTGAAAGTTGTTTGTAAAGCACAAACATGGTTATGTACTGTAATGCTTGCGACTGCTGTGTATGTTTGAGAACATTTTTTCGGTTCCTATTGCATGAATAATTGTGGTTTCACTTTTTTGCTGTGATTATGTATGCCATGTTCTTGTTGTTGTATGGGAGCaccaacagcaacagcagaagCCGAAGCACTAGGTTCACTGCCAGCCCTCCCTCTGCATCTGGATGATTGTATTTTGTGAAGCAACAGCAGCTGTGGGATTGACCATCATGTTTTGTGACCTGAATACATGTGATGGTTGTCTGTGTGATTGGCATTAAGGCAGCATTAAATATGGGCAAATCTGGAATCTTGTGTTTACTGCTTGCAAACCTTTTGCCAAACCTTGTGATTCActataggccgtgtttagtttcaaagtttttcttcgaacttccaactttttcatcacatcaaaacttttctatacagacaaacttctaacttttccatcacatcgtttcaatttcaactaaacttctaaatttggcgcgaactaaacacggcctatgtaACTATGTAACTGATTCTATTAGTGTCTCAGTGATCTTTATGCTTATC
This window encodes:
- the LOC4339498 gene encoding uncharacterized protein translates to MASAVERREHSRRSGRSRSRSPARDRGSPPRRRERSPAARSRSPRRRSPVKSTSSHRERSPVRRNGSPRRSPVRSIGRSPQRDRVKEQVRSPKQSWSRSPSPARKRESWSPSPQSKRLRRAQSEREGADATEGDRRKTTRERDEGKDVSRDRKAEREEGSFKDRKLDCDDDRDHSRDRRSDRSGASRETWSSRDYEGRDSRGRRSDGDDQKGICREQRADHDDRKDSARERRADRDESNGESGRSSRRGRSVSPEEHRHRGRHESQSHQSPRSSRSAARGEGHSDWKKFRPGLPEYLPEMDRMFEGVAVDGSASFVATAEEPIECDSSDEADGDEQEDELTPLSVGNKRTSPSKKSKSPAVRAMVSNMREYNDLQRSKISLMQSMLQVMQDVAEAKRKAAEAERRAAEAHMIAAEAQANAHEMKIKKVLEMAGVWGHSRRKPKAVHGRGQHYPEW